A window of the Pseudomonas furukawaii genome harbors these coding sequences:
- a CDS encoding methylamine dehydrogenase light chain, with translation MKLLDRLFERSSRHVADTTSRRNFLGRIGSLMVAGAALPVLLPIDRTSKALAAEAPQAGDPGDPTSCDYWRYCSVDGFLCACCGGSVTSCPPGTEASQVTWIGTCRNPADGKDYIISYNDCCGKHSCAQCACTRNDSEEPLYRPFNNNDVNWCLAAKSHIYHCTVSIIRGVAV, from the coding sequence ATGAAACTGCTAGACCGTCTGTTCGAACGCTCCTCGCGCCACGTGGCGGACACCACCTCGCGGCGCAACTTCCTCGGCCGCATCGGCTCGCTGATGGTGGCCGGCGCCGCCCTGCCGGTGCTGCTGCCCATCGACCGCACCAGCAAGGCCCTGGCCGCCGAAGCGCCCCAGGCCGGCGACCCGGGTGACCCCACCAGCTGCGACTACTGGCGCTACTGCTCGGTGGACGGCTTCCTCTGCGCCTGCTGCGGCGGCTCCGTCACCTCCTGCCCGCCTGGCACCGAAGCCTCCCAGGTGACCTGGATCGGCACCTGCCGCAACCCGGCCGACGGCAAGGACTACATCATTTCCTACAACGACTGCTGCGGTAAGCACAGCTGCGCCCAGTGCGCCTGCACCCGCAACGACAGCGAGGAACCCCTGTACCGTCCGTTCAACAACAACGACGTGAACTGGTGCCTCGCGGCCAAGTCGCACATCTACCACTGCACCGTGTCCATCATCCGCGGCGTCGCGGTCTGA
- the mauD gene encoding methylamine dehydrogenase accessory protein MauD, translating into MEALIVSNILLWCLLIALAFAVMGLVRQIGVLHGRLAPAGALMVDKGVAVNEPAPQVTAADRNGRPVNFGYAGEKAQLLFFLSPTCPICKSLLPAIKSIARDQADRLDVIYVSDGDMDAQKALIAEHKLEDATYVVGPEVGMTYQIGKLPYAALIDKAGVLRAKGLVNSREHLDSLFETEHLGSATLQQYLHNHSHAHGAHNH; encoded by the coding sequence ATGGAAGCCCTGATCGTTTCCAACATCCTGCTCTGGTGCCTGCTCATCGCCCTGGCCTTCGCCGTCATGGGCCTCGTCCGCCAGATCGGCGTACTCCACGGCCGCCTGGCCCCCGCCGGCGCCCTCATGGTCGACAAGGGCGTGGCCGTCAACGAGCCCGCCCCGCAAGTCACCGCCGCCGACCGTAACGGCCGCCCGGTGAACTTCGGCTACGCCGGCGAGAAGGCCCAGCTGCTGTTCTTCCTCTCGCCCACCTGCCCCATCTGCAAATCCCTGCTGCCGGCCATCAAGTCCATCGCCAGGGACCAGGCCGACCGTCTCGACGTGATCTACGTCAGTGACGGCGACATGGACGCGCAGAAGGCGCTGATCGCCGAGCACAAGCTGGAAGACGCCACCTACGTGGTCGGCCCGGAAGTCGGCATGACCTACCAGATCGGCAAGCTCCCCTACGCCGCGCTGATCGACAAGGCCGGCGTGCTGCGCGCCAAGGGCCTGGTGAACTCCCGCGAACACCTCGACAGCCTGTTCGAGACCGAGCACCTGGGCAGCGCCACCCTGCAGCAGTACCTGCACAACCACTCGCACGCCCACGGCGCGCACAACCACTAA
- a CDS encoding MauE/DoxX family redox-associated membrane protein, which yields MQPDPIFVIAAALAVAVILASAATHKLRAPARFANQLEDYQLLPPGLVRPVSRVLPWIEAALAFALLVPASRHLAALGAAALLAGYALAIGINLWRGRRDIDCGCAGPEQAQPIRPVLLARNAALVGLALVASLAPLGRDLGVFDSFVVIAASTVALLLYVAADGLLANGPRLLKLIGR from the coding sequence ATGCAACCCGATCCCATCTTCGTCATAGCCGCCGCCCTCGCGGTGGCGGTGATCCTGGCCAGCGCCGCGACCCACAAGCTGCGCGCCCCGGCCCGGTTCGCCAATCAGTTGGAGGATTATCAGTTGCTGCCCCCTGGCCTGGTACGCCCGGTGTCCCGGGTCCTGCCCTGGATCGAGGCGGCCCTGGCCTTCGCCCTGCTGGTGCCCGCGAGCCGCCACCTGGCCGCCCTCGGCGCCGCCGCCCTGCTGGCCGGCTATGCCCTGGCCATCGGCATCAACCTGTGGCGCGGACGCCGCGACATCGACTGCGGTTGCGCGGGGCCGGAACAGGCCCAGCCGATCCGCCCGGTGCTGCTGGCCCGCAACGCCGCGCTGGTGGGCCTGGCGCTGGTCGCCAGCCTCGCCCCCCTGGGCCGCGACCTGGGCGTGTTCGACAGTTTCGTCGTCATCGCCGCCAGCACCGTCGCCCTGCTCCTCTACGTCGCCGCCGATGGCCTGCTGGCCAACGGTCCCCGTCTGCTCAAACTCATTGGAAGGTGA
- a CDS encoding amine dehydrogenase large subunit, whose amino-acid sequence MRITRILAHTTLALGVALAGLGNASAELPADPGIGQTTLPFPPEPHRAYVIDVEFDNFVTGRVVVVDPEKKKVLGMVSTGFAAPSTLSRDGKYLYSADLFYSRGTRGTRTDVLTAWNTSTLSPDWEVVIPSKRAEALTQRYSLGTSSDDRFVYVFNFTPSTSVTVVDIKAKAVATEIAIPGCVLSYPVGKRAFASLCGDGNLQLVTLNDEGKEIARSHTAFFDPNAEKLVERAYAVGDTYYFVTTTGTVRGVDFSGKQPKLLPAWELVTDAADKKAGWAPGGWQLITVAPKLNRLYVLMHDAHEPMKWEDPSPIVWVFDLKTRKRIATLEAPNPIWSLNATRDDNPLLLGTNIAGGLEVFDLKSGKHTGTMEGVHKTATQVLSH is encoded by the coding sequence ATGCGAATAACCAGGATCCTCGCCCACACCACGCTGGCACTGGGCGTCGCGCTCGCCGGCCTGGGCAACGCCAGCGCCGAGCTGCCGGCCGACCCTGGCATCGGCCAGACCACCTTGCCCTTCCCCCCGGAACCCCATCGCGCCTACGTCATCGACGTGGAGTTCGACAACTTCGTGACCGGCCGCGTGGTCGTGGTCGACCCGGAGAAGAAGAAGGTGCTCGGCATGGTCAGCACCGGCTTCGCCGCGCCCTCCACCCTGAGCCGCGACGGCAAGTACCTCTACTCCGCCGACCTGTTCTATTCCCGTGGCACCCGTGGCACCCGCACCGACGTGCTCACCGCCTGGAACACCAGCACCCTGTCCCCGGACTGGGAAGTGGTGATCCCCAGCAAGCGCGCCGAAGCCCTGACCCAGCGCTACTCCCTGGGTACCAGCAGCGACGACCGCTTCGTCTACGTCTTCAACTTCACCCCGTCCACCTCGGTGACCGTGGTGGACATCAAGGCCAAGGCCGTCGCCACCGAGATCGCCATCCCCGGCTGCGTGCTGAGCTACCCGGTGGGCAAGCGCGCCTTCGCCTCGCTCTGCGGCGACGGCAACCTGCAACTGGTGACCCTGAACGACGAAGGCAAGGAAATCGCCCGCAGCCACACCGCCTTCTTCGACCCCAACGCCGAGAAGCTGGTGGAGCGCGCCTACGCCGTGGGCGACACCTACTACTTCGTCACCACCACCGGCACCGTGCGCGGCGTGGACTTCTCCGGCAAGCAGCCGAAGCTCCTCCCGGCCTGGGAACTGGTGACCGACGCGGCCGACAAGAAGGCCGGCTGGGCCCCGGGCGGCTGGCAGCTGATCACCGTGGCGCCGAAGCTGAATCGCCTCTACGTGCTGATGCACGACGCCCACGAGCCGATGAAGTGGGAAGACCCGAGCCCCATCGTCTGGGTCTTCGACCTCAAGACCCGGAAGCGCATCGCCACCCTGGAAGCGCCGAATCCGATCTGGAGCCTGAACGCCACCCGCGACGACAACCCGCTGCTGCTGGGCACCAACATCGCCGGCGGCCTGGAAGTCTTCGACCTGAAGAGCGGCAAGCACACCGGCACCATGGAAGGCGTCCACAAGACCGCGACCCAGGTCCTCAGCCACTGA
- a CDS encoding HlyD family secretion protein produces MKFPNGRTLTWALAVLLAAAAAAWYGLRPSGLGEGFASGNGRIEATEVDVATRMAGRVAEIVVDEGDFVTQGQVLARMDTQVLEAELAQARAEVRRAENAKLTAQALVAQRESEKVTAAAVVRQRQAELTAAEKRFARTRTLVARNAMPQQQLDDDRAVQQSAEAALAAARAQVLSAQAGVEAARSQVIEAQSAIEAATASTVRLEADIDDSVLRAPRAGRVQYRIAQPGEVLGAGGRVLNMVDLVDVYMTFFLPANQAGRVVLGQDVRLVLDAAPQYVIPARVTYVASVAQFTPKTVETASEREKLMFRVKARIDPELLKKYVTAVKTGVPGMAYLKLDREAQWPEHLDVKVPQ; encoded by the coding sequence ATGAAATTTCCAAACGGACGCACCTTGACCTGGGCCCTTGCCGTTCTGCTGGCGGCCGCCGCCGCTGCCTGGTACGGGCTGAGGCCCTCAGGGCTGGGGGAGGGCTTCGCCAGTGGCAACGGGCGCATCGAGGCCACCGAGGTGGACGTGGCCACCAGGATGGCCGGCCGCGTGGCGGAAATCGTCGTCGACGAGGGGGATTTCGTCACCCAGGGCCAGGTGCTGGCGCGCATGGATACCCAGGTGCTGGAAGCCGAATTGGCCCAGGCCCGCGCCGAGGTGCGGCGGGCGGAGAACGCCAAGCTCACGGCCCAGGCCCTGGTGGCCCAGCGGGAGAGCGAGAAGGTCACCGCCGCGGCGGTGGTCAGGCAGCGTCAGGCGGAGCTGACCGCCGCCGAGAAGCGCTTCGCCCGTACCCGAACCCTGGTGGCTCGCAATGCCATGCCCCAGCAGCAGCTGGATGATGACCGCGCGGTGCAGCAGAGCGCTGAGGCGGCACTGGCGGCGGCCCGCGCCCAGGTGCTGTCGGCCCAGGCCGGGGTGGAGGCCGCCAGGTCCCAGGTGATCGAGGCCCAGTCCGCCATCGAGGCGGCCACCGCCAGCACCGTGCGCCTGGAGGCGGATATCGACGACAGCGTGCTTCGTGCGCCGCGCGCCGGGCGGGTGCAGTACCGCATCGCCCAGCCCGGCGAAGTGCTGGGTGCCGGTGGCCGGGTGCTGAACATGGTGGACCTGGTGGACGTCTACATGACCTTCTTCCTGCCGGCGAACCAGGCGGGGCGGGTGGTGCTTGGCCAGGACGTGCGCCTGGTGCTGGATGCCGCGCCCCAGTATGTGATTCCGGCCAGGGTCACTTACGTCGCCAGCGTCGCCCAGTTCACGCCGAAGACGGTGGAGACCGCCAGCGAGCGGGAAAAGCTGATGTTCCGCGTGAAGGCGCGCATCGACCCCGAGCTGCTGAAGAAGTACGTGACCGCGGTGAAGACGGGCGTGCCCGGGATGGCTTACCTGAAGCTGGATCGGGAGGCGCAATGGCCTGAACACCTGGATGTGAAGGTCCCGCAATGA
- the rbbA gene encoding ribosome-associated ATPase/putative transporter RbbA has translation MSAPQGCIARLDGIGLRYREVHALADVTLDLPAGRMVGLIGPDGVGKSSLLALLAGARKVQAGRLEVLGGDMREASHRSAICQRIAYMPQGLGKNLYRTLSVFENVDFFGRLFGHEREERERRIADLLQSTGLEPFRERPAGKLSGGMKQKLGLCCALIHDPDLLILDEPTTGVDPLSRNQFWQLIQRIRDGRPGMSVVVATAYMEEAERFDWLVAMDEGRVLATGSPAEIRQRTGCQSLEEAFVALLPEARRREHQALVIPPRTSGQGEVAIEAEGLTCRFGDFVAVDHVSFRIERGEIFGFLGSNGCGKSTTMKMLTGLLPASEGRCALFGQPVDANDLETRRRVGYMSQAFSLYSELTVRQNLDLHARLFHLPEAEIGPRVAEMLERFQLQKVQHELPGGLPLGIRQRLSLAVAVIHRPEILILDEPTSGVDPVARDGFWALMVELSRRDGVTIFISTHFMNEAERCDRISLMHAGKVLDSDTPAGLMAKRGQDSLEATFILYLEEAAGQGGQPPQAPPPAKPPPAFGERAEAPRREFSPQRMFSYARREAMELRRDPIRLTLALLGTVLLMFIIGYGISLDVEDLSYAVLDRDQTTSSETYALNIAGSRYFIERPPLRDYEELDRRMRRGELSLAIEIPAGFGRDLKRGASPQIGVWIDAAMPTRASTVQGYVQGLHSDYLKELARTSTGVALPTAATIELRYRYNPDVESIQAMVPAVIPLLLIMIPAMLTALGVVREKELGSITNLYVTPVTRLEFLLGKQLPYVGMGMFNFVLMAALAVLVFGVPLKGSLAALLVGALLYVCVATGIGLLMSTFMRSQIAAVFGVAIATMVPAIQFSGLVHPVSSLEGAAALMGKLYPTSHFLVISRGVFSKALGFADLAPYFLALLAAIPVLTVLSVLALKKQED, from the coding sequence ATGAGCGCCCCTCAAGGCTGTATCGCGCGGCTGGACGGCATCGGTCTCCGCTACCGGGAGGTCCACGCCCTGGCCGACGTGACCCTGGACCTGCCCGCCGGCCGAATGGTGGGCCTGATCGGTCCCGACGGCGTTGGCAAGTCCAGCCTGCTGGCGCTGCTGGCCGGCGCTCGCAAGGTGCAGGCGGGGCGCCTGGAGGTGCTGGGCGGCGACATGCGCGAAGCGTCGCACCGCAGCGCCATCTGCCAGCGCATCGCCTACATGCCCCAGGGACTGGGCAAGAACCTCTACCGGACGCTGTCGGTGTTCGAGAACGTCGATTTCTTCGGTCGCCTGTTCGGCCATGAACGGGAGGAGCGCGAGCGGCGCATCGCCGACCTCTTGCAGAGCACCGGCCTGGAGCCCTTCCGCGAGCGTCCGGCGGGCAAGCTCTCCGGCGGCATGAAGCAGAAGCTGGGGCTGTGCTGTGCGCTGATCCACGACCCGGACCTGCTGATCCTCGACGAGCCCACCACCGGCGTCGATCCGCTGTCGCGCAACCAGTTCTGGCAACTGATCCAGCGCATCCGCGACGGCCGACCGGGCATGAGCGTGGTGGTGGCGACCGCCTACATGGAGGAGGCCGAGCGCTTCGATTGGCTGGTGGCCATGGACGAGGGCCGTGTACTGGCCACCGGCAGCCCGGCGGAGATCCGCCAGCGCACCGGCTGCCAGAGCCTGGAGGAGGCGTTCGTCGCGCTGCTGCCGGAGGCGAGGCGACGGGAGCACCAGGCGCTGGTAATCCCCCCGCGCACGTCGGGCCAGGGCGAGGTGGCCATCGAGGCGGAAGGGCTCACCTGCCGCTTCGGCGATTTCGTCGCCGTGGATCATGTGAGCTTCCGCATCGAACGTGGGGAGATCTTCGGCTTCCTCGGCTCCAATGGTTGCGGCAAGTCCACCACCATGAAGATGCTCACCGGCCTGTTGCCGGCCAGCGAGGGCCGTTGCGCGCTGTTCGGCCAACCGGTGGACGCCAACGATCTGGAGACCCGCCGCCGGGTGGGCTACATGTCCCAGGCCTTTTCCCTCTATTCGGAACTGACGGTGCGGCAGAACCTCGACCTGCACGCCCGACTCTTCCACCTGCCGGAGGCGGAGATCGGCCCGCGCGTGGCCGAGATGCTGGAGCGTTTCCAGTTGCAGAAGGTCCAGCATGAGCTGCCGGGCGGCCTGCCCCTGGGCATCCGCCAGCGCCTGTCCCTGGCGGTGGCGGTGATCCATCGGCCGGAAATCCTCATCCTCGACGAACCCACCTCGGGGGTGGACCCGGTGGCGCGGGACGGCTTCTGGGCGCTGATGGTGGAACTGTCGCGCCGGGATGGGGTGACCATCTTCATTTCCACCCACTTCATGAACGAGGCGGAACGCTGCGACCGCATCTCGCTGATGCACGCCGGCAAGGTGCTGGACAGCGACACGCCGGCCGGCCTGATGGCCAAGCGTGGCCAGGACAGCCTGGAAGCCACCTTCATCCTCTACCTGGAGGAGGCGGCGGGGCAGGGTGGCCAACCTCCGCAGGCACCGCCGCCCGCCAAGCCGCCACCCGCGTTCGGTGAGCGGGCGGAGGCACCGCGCCGGGAGTTCAGCCCGCAGCGGATGTTCAGCTATGCCCGCCGCGAAGCCATGGAGCTGCGCCGCGACCCCATCCGCCTGACCCTGGCGCTGCTCGGCACGGTGCTGCTGATGTTCATCATCGGCTACGGCATCAGCCTGGACGTGGAGGACCTGTCCTACGCGGTGCTAGACCGCGACCAGACCACCAGCAGCGAGACCTACGCGCTGAACATCGCCGGCTCCCGCTATTTCATCGAGCGGCCGCCGCTCCGGGACTACGAGGAGCTGGACAGGCGCATGCGCCGCGGCGAACTCAGCCTCGCCATCGAAATCCCGGCGGGTTTCGGCCGCGACCTCAAGCGCGGCGCCAGTCCGCAGATCGGCGTCTGGATCGACGCCGCAATGCCCACCCGGGCCAGCACCGTGCAGGGCTATGTGCAGGGGTTGCACAGCGACTACCTGAAGGAGCTGGCGCGTACCTCCACCGGCGTCGCGCTGCCAACGGCCGCCACCATCGAGTTGCGCTACCGCTACAACCCGGACGTGGAGAGCATCCAGGCCATGGTGCCGGCGGTGATCCCGCTGCTGTTGATCATGATCCCGGCCATGCTCACCGCCCTGGGCGTGGTGCGGGAGAAGGAACTGGGGTCCATCACCAACCTCTACGTCACACCGGTGACGCGGCTGGAGTTCCTGCTGGGCAAGCAGTTGCCCTATGTGGGCATGGGGATGTTCAACTTCGTGCTGATGGCGGCCCTGGCGGTGCTGGTGTTCGGCGTGCCGCTCAAGGGCAGCCTGGCGGCCCTGCTGGTGGGGGCGCTGCTCTATGTCTGCGTGGCCACCGGCATCGGCCTGCTGATGTCCACCTTCATGCGCAGCCAGATCGCCGCGGTGTTCGGCGTGGCCATCGCCACCATGGTGCCGGCCATCCAGTTCTCCGGGCTGGTGCACCCGGTGTCGTCCCTGGAGGGCGCCGCCGCGCTGATGGGCAAGCTCTATCCCACCTCGCATTTTCTGGTCATCAGCCGTGGGGTGTTCTCCAAGGCCCTGGGCTTTGCCGATCTCGCGCCGTACTTCCTCGCGCTGCTGGCGGCCATTCCGGTGCTCACGGTGCTGAGCGTGCTGGCGCTGAAGAAGCAGGAGGACTGA
- a CDS encoding ABC transporter permease: protein MRSLVNIFHLGLKEFRSLQRDYAMLLLIAWAFSLGVYSSATGLPETLHNAPIAVVDEDRSQLSSQLIDAFQPPYFRTPALIDQAAMDRGMDTGLYTFTLNIPPEFQRDLLAGRSPALQLNVDATQVGQAFSGAGYIQSIVGTEVQQFVQRYRGDTPLPAELAPRMLFNPNLTQAWFGGVMEVINQITMLSIILTGAALIREREHGTVEHLLVMPLTAFEIMLAKVWSMGLVVLVATALSLRLVVQGWLAVPISGSVGLFMLAAALHLFATTSMGIFLGTLARSMPQLGLLTILVLIPLQILSGGTTPRESMPELVQQIMLVAPTTHFVALAQAILYRGAGLEIVWPQLLAIIAIGAAFFAAALSRFRKTIAQMA from the coding sequence ATGCGCTCACTGGTCAATATCTTTCACCTGGGGCTCAAGGAGTTCCGCAGCCTGCAGCGGGATTACGCCATGCTGCTGCTGATCGCCTGGGCCTTCAGCCTGGGGGTCTACAGCTCCGCCACCGGCCTGCCGGAAACCCTCCACAACGCCCCCATCGCGGTGGTGGACGAGGACCGTTCGCAGCTGTCCAGCCAGTTGATCGACGCCTTCCAGCCGCCTTACTTCCGGACGCCCGCGCTGATCGACCAGGCCGCGATGGACCGTGGCATGGACACCGGTCTCTACACCTTCACCCTGAATATCCCGCCGGAGTTCCAGCGCGACCTGCTGGCCGGCCGCAGCCCGGCGCTGCAGCTGAACGTGGACGCGACCCAGGTGGGCCAGGCCTTCAGCGGCGCGGGCTATATCCAGAGCATCGTCGGCACCGAGGTGCAGCAGTTCGTCCAGCGCTACCGGGGCGATACGCCGCTGCCGGCGGAGCTGGCGCCGCGCATGCTGTTCAACCCGAACCTGACCCAGGCCTGGTTCGGCGGGGTGATGGAGGTGATCAACCAGATCACCATGCTGTCCATCATCCTCACCGGCGCGGCGCTGATCCGCGAGCGCGAGCACGGAACCGTGGAGCACCTGCTGGTGATGCCGCTCACCGCCTTCGAGATCATGCTGGCCAAGGTCTGGTCCATGGGGCTGGTGGTGCTGGTGGCGACGGCCTTGTCGCTGAGGCTGGTGGTGCAGGGCTGGCTGGCGGTACCCATCAGCGGGTCCGTCGGCCTGTTCATGCTGGCGGCGGCGCTGCACCTGTTCGCCACCACGTCCATGGGGATATTCCTTGGCACCCTGGCGCGCTCCATGCCACAGCTGGGGCTGTTGACCATCCTGGTGCTGATACCGCTGCAGATCCTCTCCGGCGGCACCACGCCCCGGGAGAGCATGCCGGAGCTGGTGCAGCAGATCATGCTGGTGGCTCCCACCACCCATTTCGTCGCCCTGGCCCAGGCCATCCTCTATCGCGGCGCAGGGCTGGAGATCGTCTGGCCGCAGCTGCTGGCCATCATCGCCATCGGTGCGGCCTTTTTCGCGGCGGCGCTGTCCCGGTTCCGCAAGACCATCGCGCAGATGGCGTAG
- the earP gene encoding elongation factor P maturation arginine rhamnosyltransferase EarP, producing MKWDIFCNVVDNYGDIGVTWRLARQLVAEHGQDVRLWVDEPAVFAPLCPGADPLAECQWQRGVEVRHWRRDWPPVEVADVVVEAFACQLPALYLQAMATRSPAPRWLNLEYLSAEDWITGCHGLPSFQPNGLQKAFYFPGFVAGAGGVLRESGLMERRDAFQGDAGARRAFLAGLGVMPEPDALLVSLFAYENAALAGWLDALEAGSRPVHLLVPVGRVLGDVGRWLGREDLAAGEGFRRGNLAIQVLPFVSQEDYDRLLWCCDFNAIRGEDSFVRAQWAGRPFLWHIYQQEEGAHWDKLEAFLALYCRGLSPEAAEALALGWRAWNRGDGMGEAWNGLLGCWLELQAHASAWCREQARLTDLATGLVQFCTKPL from the coding sequence GTGAAGTGGGACATTTTCTGCAACGTCGTCGACAACTACGGCGATATCGGCGTGACCTGGCGCCTGGCTCGGCAACTGGTGGCCGAGCATGGCCAGGACGTGCGTCTCTGGGTGGACGAGCCGGCGGTGTTCGCGCCGCTCTGCCCAGGGGCGGATCCACTTGCCGAGTGCCAGTGGCAGCGTGGCGTGGAAGTTCGCCACTGGCGTCGGGACTGGCCGCCGGTGGAGGTCGCCGACGTGGTGGTGGAGGCCTTCGCCTGCCAGTTGCCGGCCCTCTATCTGCAGGCGATGGCGACCCGCTCGCCGGCGCCGCGCTGGTTGAACCTGGAGTACCTGAGCGCGGAGGACTGGATCACCGGTTGCCACGGCTTGCCATCCTTCCAGCCCAATGGCCTGCAGAAGGCGTTCTACTTCCCCGGTTTCGTCGCGGGGGCCGGCGGTGTGTTGCGGGAGAGCGGCCTGATGGAGCGTCGCGACGCCTTTCAGGGCGATGCCGGGGCGCGTCGCGCCTTCCTCGCGGGCCTCGGGGTGATGCCGGAGCCGGATGCACTGCTGGTGTCCCTGTTCGCCTATGAGAACGCCGCCCTGGCCGGCTGGCTCGATGCACTGGAGGCCGGATCGAGGCCGGTGCACCTGCTGGTGCCGGTGGGGCGGGTGCTGGGGGATGTGGGGCGCTGGCTGGGGCGGGAAGACCTGGCGGCGGGTGAGGGATTCCGCCGGGGCAACCTGGCGATCCAGGTGCTGCCGTTCGTCAGCCAGGAGGACTATGACCGCCTGCTCTGGTGCTGCGACTTCAACGCCATTCGTGGCGAGGACTCCTTCGTTCGCGCCCAGTGGGCCGGCCGGCCGTTTCTCTGGCACATCTACCAGCAGGAGGAGGGCGCCCATTGGGACAAGCTGGAAGCCTTCCTCGCGCTCTATTGCCGGGGGTTGTCCCCCGAGGCGGCGGAGGCGCTGGCGCTCGGCTGGCGGGCCTGGAACCGGGGCGACGGGATGGGCGAGGCCTGGAATGGCCTGTTAGGCTGTTGGCTCGAGTTGCAGGCCCATGCGTCAGCCTGGTGCCGCGAGCAGGCCCGATTGACCGATCTCGCGACAGGTCTGGTGCAGTTTTGTACAAAACCGCTATGA
- the efp gene encoding elongation factor P — MKTAQEFRAGQVANINGAPWVIQKAEFNKSGRNSAVVKMKLKNLLTGAGTETVFKADDKLEPIILERKEVTYSYFADPLYVFMDTEFNQYEIEKADLEGVMAFIEDGMTDVCEAVFYNDRVISVELPTTIVREIAYTEPSVRGDTSGKVMKTARLHNGSELQVSAFCEIGDSIEIDTRTGEYKSRVKA; from the coding sequence ATGAAAACCGCTCAAGAGTTCCGCGCCGGCCAAGTCGCCAACATCAATGGCGCTCCCTGGGTCATCCAAAAGGCCGAATTCAACAAGTCCGGCCGTAACAGCGCCGTCGTCAAGATGAAGCTGAAGAACCTGCTGACCGGCGCCGGCACCGAGACCGTGTTCAAGGCCGACGACAAGCTGGAGCCGATCATCCTTGAACGCAAGGAAGTGACCTACTCCTACTTCGCCGATCCGCTGTACGTGTTCATGGACACCGAGTTCAACCAGTACGAGATCGAGAAGGCCGACCTGGAAGGCGTCATGGCCTTCATCGAAGACGGCATGACCGACGTCTGCGAAGCCGTGTTCTACAACGATCGCGTGATCTCCGTCGAACTGCCGACCACCATCGTTCGCGAAATCGCCTACACCGAGCCGTCCGTTCGTGGCGACACTTCCGGCAAGGTGATGAAGACCGCTCGTCTGCACAACGGCTCCGAGCTGCAGGTTTCCGCCTTCTGCGAAATCGGCGACTCCATCGAGATCGATACCCGCACCGGCGAGTACAAGTCCCGCGTGAAGGCCTGA
- a CDS encoding alpha/beta hydrolase yields the protein MKSISTLVTSSLLALSVGHAFAAGSPGVEHNTQAFLEALAAGGGKPLETLSPKDARAVLSGAQASVKLELPKAEVSQKRIQADGQPIDLTIVRPAGVKGTLPVFMFFHGGGWVLGDFPTHERLIRDLVANSGAVAVYVDYTPSPEARYPTAINQAYAATKWVAEHGKEIGVDGTRLAVAGNSVGGNMAAVVSLMAKDKGTPKIRFQALLWPVTDANFNNASYNQFEDGHFLTRNMMKWFWDSYTTDPRQRAEIYAAPLQATTEQLKGLPPALVQTAEFDVLRDEGESYARKLDAAGVEVTAVRYNGMIHDFGLLNVLAKVPGTRAAMQQAGEALKDHLK from the coding sequence ATGAAATCGATCAGCACCCTTGTCACCAGCAGCCTGCTCGCACTCTCCGTCGGCCACGCCTTCGCCGCCGGCAGCCCGGGCGTGGAACACAACACCCAGGCCTTCCTGGAAGCCCTCGCCGCTGGTGGTGGCAAGCCCCTGGAAACCCTGTCGCCGAAGGACGCCCGTGCGGTACTGAGCGGTGCCCAGGCCAGCGTGAAACTGGAACTGCCCAAGGCCGAGGTGAGCCAGAAACGCATCCAGGCCGACGGCCAGCCGATCGACCTGACCATCGTTCGCCCCGCCGGCGTCAAGGGCACCCTGCCGGTGTTCATGTTCTTCCACGGCGGCGGCTGGGTGCTGGGCGACTTCCCCACCCACGAGCGCCTGATCCGCGACCTGGTGGCCAACTCCGGAGCCGTGGCGGTCTACGTCGACTACACACCCTCCCCCGAAGCCCGGTACCCGACGGCCATCAACCAGGCCTACGCCGCCACCAAGTGGGTGGCCGAGCATGGCAAGGAGATCGGCGTCGACGGAACGCGCCTGGCGGTCGCGGGCAACAGCGTCGGCGGCAACATGGCCGCAGTGGTCAGCCTGATGGCCAAGGACAAGGGCACGCCGAAGATCCGCTTCCAGGCGCTGCTCTGGCCGGTGACCGACGCGAACTTCAACAACGCGTCCTACAACCAGTTCGAGGACGGCCACTTCCTGACCCGCAACATGATGAAGTGGTTCTGGGACAGCTACACCACCGACCCGCGCCAGCGCGCCGAGATCTACGCCGCGCCGCTGCAGGCCACCACCGAGCAGCTGAAGGGCCTGCCGCCGGCGCTGGTGCAGACCGCCGAGTTCGACGTGCTGCGTGACGAGGGCGAGTCCTACGCTCGCAAACTGGACGCCGCTGGCGTCGAGGTGACCGCCGTTCGTTACAACGGCATGATCCACGACTTCGGCCTGCTCAACGTCCTGGCCAAGGTCCCGGGCACCCGCGCCGCCATGCAACAGGCTGGCGAGGCGCTGAAAGATCACCTGAAGTAA